A stretch of the Cumulibacter soli genome encodes the following:
- the trhA gene encoding PAQR family membrane homeostasis protein TrhA — MTITSAPTAAIDHRDLELRLAESDSDYEPLDTRPTWRGWIHLVAFFTAIAQTAVLVPLAAVQSGRAALAVSIYCAAMLLLFGTSALYHRRRWTPRGWMVMKRLDHCMIFLFIAGTYAPFGLIALDGAARWWILGVVWSGALLGVTLKTVWPRAPRWLGVPIYIAVGWPAVFVLGPILDNGGVAALVLLLVGGVCYTVGAVCYATKRPNPRPGHFGYHEVFHAFTVLAAISHFIAVFLVLYQSPLI, encoded by the coding sequence ATGACGATCACGAGCGCTCCCACCGCCGCTATCGACCACCGTGATCTTGAGTTGCGGTTGGCAGAATCCGACTCCGATTACGAACCGCTTGACACCAGGCCCACCTGGCGCGGCTGGATTCATCTCGTTGCGTTCTTTACCGCCATCGCGCAAACTGCGGTGCTCGTTCCGTTGGCGGCAGTGCAGAGCGGTCGCGCCGCGCTGGCAGTATCCATTTACTGCGCTGCGATGCTCCTGCTTTTCGGGACATCGGCCCTGTACCACCGCCGCCGCTGGACCCCGCGCGGCTGGATGGTCATGAAGCGTCTCGACCACTGCATGATCTTCCTGTTTATCGCAGGAACGTATGCCCCGTTTGGGCTGATCGCGCTCGACGGCGCCGCGCGGTGGTGGATCCTCGGCGTTGTCTGGAGCGGCGCACTGCTCGGCGTCACGCTGAAGACGGTGTGGCCTCGGGCCCCGCGATGGCTTGGCGTACCGATCTATATCGCGGTCGGATGGCCCGCCGTGTTCGTGCTTGGGCCGATCCTGGACAACGGTGGCGTCGCGGCGCTCGTGCTGCTGCTGGTCGGCGGGGTTTGCTACACCGTGGGCGCCGTCTGCTACGCGACCAAACGACCAAACCCACGGCCGGGGCATTTCGGTTACCACGAGGTGTTCCACGCCTTCACGGTGCTGGCAGCCATCAGCCATTTCATCGCAGTGTTTCTCGTGCTGTACCAAAGTCCGCTGATCTAA
- the tuf gene encoding elongation factor Tu, giving the protein MAKAKFERTKPHVNIGTIGHVDHGKTTLTAAITKVLADKYPDLNNAAAFDEIDNAPEEKQRGITINVSHQEYQTEKRHYAHVDAPGHADYIKNMITGAAQMDGAILVVSGTDGPMPQTKEHVLLARQVGVPYIVVALNKCDSPDVDDEILELVELEVRELLSQYEFPGDDAPVIRVSGLKALEGDPEWAAKVAELMDAVDESIPDPERDTDKPFLMPIEDVFTITGRGTVVTGRIERGKINVNEEVEIVGIRESSQKTTVTGVEMFRKLLDYGEAGDNVGLLLRGTKREDVERGMVVVKPGSITPHTEFEANVYILSKDEGGRHTPFFNNYRPQFYFRTTDVTGVVTLPEGTEMVMPGDNTEMSVKLIQPIAMEEGLRMAIREGGRTVGAGRVTKIIA; this is encoded by the coding sequence GTGGCGAAGGCCAAGTTCGAGCGGACTAAGCCGCACGTAAACATCGGCACGATCGGTCACGTCGACCATGGCAAGACGACCCTGACTGCCGCCATCACCAAGGTTCTGGCTGACAAGTACCCAGATCTGAACAACGCTGCTGCGTTCGACGAGATCGACAACGCTCCTGAAGAGAAGCAGCGCGGTATCACGATCAACGTGTCGCACCAGGAGTACCAGACCGAGAAGCGCCACTACGCGCACGTTGACGCTCCGGGTCACGCCGACTACATCAAGAACATGATCACCGGTGCTGCTCAGATGGACGGCGCGATCCTCGTCGTCTCGGGCACCGACGGTCCGATGCCGCAGACCAAGGAGCACGTGCTTCTGGCCCGCCAGGTCGGCGTTCCGTACATCGTCGTTGCGCTGAACAAGTGCGACTCGCCGGACGTGGACGACGAGATCCTGGAGCTCGTTGAGCTCGAGGTTCGCGAACTGCTCTCGCAGTACGAGTTCCCGGGCGACGACGCTCCGGTCATCCGCGTGTCCGGTCTGAAGGCTCTCGAGGGCGACCCGGAGTGGGCGGCCAAGGTTGCCGAGCTGATGGACGCCGTGGATGAGAGCATCCCGGACCCGGAGCGCGACACCGACAAGCCGTTCCTGATGCCGATCGAGGACGTCTTCACGATCACCGGTCGTGGCACCGTCGTCACCGGCCGCATCGAGCGCGGCAAGATCAACGTGAACGAGGAAGTCGAGATCGTCGGCATCCGCGAATCGTCGCAGAAGACCACGGTCACCGGCGTCGAGATGTTCCGCAAGCTGCTGGACTACGGCGAGGCTGGCGACAACGTTGGTCTGCTGCTTCGTGGCACCAAGCGCGAAGATGTCGAGCGCGGCATGGTCGTCGTGAAGCCGGGCTCGATCACCCCGCACACGGAGTTCGAGGCGAACGTCTACATCCTGAGCAAGGATGAGGGTGGCCGTCACACGCCGTTCTTCAACAACTACCGCCCGCAGTTCTACTTCCGCACCACGGACGTGACCGGCGTCGTTACCCTCCCCGAGGGCACCGAGATGGTCATGCCTGGCGATAACACTGAGATGAGCGTCAAGCTGATCCAGCCGATCGCAATGGAAGAGGGTCTGCGTATGGCTATCCGCGAGGGTGGCCGCACGGTGGGCGCGGGTCGCGTCACCAAGATCATCGCCTAG
- the rpsG gene encoding 30S ribosomal protein S7, whose amino-acid sequence MPRKGPAPRRPVINDPVYGSPVVTSLVNKILLSGKRSTAERIVYGALEGAREKADGNDPVITLKRALDNIKPALEVKSRRVGGATYQVPVEVKPGRANTLALRWLVTYSRQRREKTMTERLMNEILDASNGLGASVKRREDMHKMAESNKAFAHYRW is encoded by the coding sequence ATGCCTCGCAAGGGTCCGGCCCCGCGCCGTCCGGTCATCAACGACCCGGTTTACGGCAGCCCCGTTGTCACCTCGCTCGTAAACAAGATCCTGCTGTCGGGCAAGCGCTCGACCGCTGAGCGGATCGTCTACGGCGCTCTTGAAGGTGCGCGCGAGAAGGCCGACGGCAACGATCCGGTCATCACCCTCAAGCGTGCGCTGGACAACATCAAGCCGGCACTCGAGGTTAAGTCCCGCCGCGTTGGTGGCGCGACCTACCAGGTTCCGGTCGAGGTCAAGCCGGGCCGCGCGAACACCCTCGCGCTGCGTTGGTTGGTCACCTACAGCCGTCAGCGTCGCGAAAAGACGATGACTGAGCGTCTGATGAATGAGATCCTGGATGCGTCCAACGGCCTCGGAGCCAGCGTGAAGCGTCGCGAGGACATGCACAAGATGGCCGAGTCGAACAAGGCCTTCGCGCACTACCGCTGGTAA
- the rpsL gene encoding 30S ribosomal protein S12 gives MPTIQQLVRKGRQDKVTKTNTPALKGSPQRRGVCTRVYTTTPKKPNSALRKVARVKLSSGIEVTAYIPGVGHNLQEHSIVLVRGGRVKDLPGVRYKIIRGSLDTQGVRGRKQARSRYGAKKEKS, from the coding sequence ATGCCTACGATCCAGCAGCTGGTCCGCAAGGGCCGCCAGGACAAGGTCACGAAGACCAACACCCCTGCGCTGAAGGGGAGCCCCCAGCGCCGCGGTGTGTGCACGCGTGTTTACACGACGACCCCGAAGAAGCCGAACTCGGCGCTGCGCAAGGTCGCGCGCGTCAAGCTGTCGAGCGGTATCGAGGTCACGGCCTACATTCCTGGCGTCGGTCACAACCTGCAGGAGCACTCGATCGTGCTCGTGCGCGGTGGCCGTGTGAAGGACCTGCCCGGTGTGCGCTACAAGATCATTCGCGGTTCGCTCGACACCCAGGGTGTGCGCGGCCGCAAGCAGGCCCGTTCGCGTTACGGCGCCAAGAAGGAGAAGAGCTAA
- the fusA gene encoding elongation factor G, whose product MATDLTKVRNIGIMAHIDAGKTTTTERILFYTGINYKIGETHDGSATMDWMEQEQERGITITSAATKCMWKDHTIQIIDTPGHVDFTVEVERSLRVLDGAIAVYDGVAGVESQTENVWRQADKYNVPRMCFVNKMDRTGADFYRCVQMMIDRLGATPLVLQLPIGSESDFIGVVDLMRMKALTWRGETKIGEDFEVEDIPADLQEKAEEYREKLIETLAENDDAIMEKYLGGEELSDDEIKAGIRRATIGGHLNPVMCGTAFKNKGVQPLLDNVIAYLPSPIDIGAVYGTLTDGETEATREPSDDQPFAGLAFKVQTDPHLGKLTYVRIYSGTVSVGDQVINTTKERKERIGKIYQMHANKREELQNSGAGDIIAVAGLKQTTTGETLADAKNQIVLESMTFPETVISVAIEPKTKSDQEKLGVAIQKLAEEDPTFKVENDEESGQTIISGMGELHLEVLVDRMRREFNVEANVGKPQVAYREAIRKTVERLDYTHKKQTGGSGQFAKVQIKVEPLEQTEDGATYEFSNEVTGGRVPKEYIPSVDAGAQDALQYGVLAGYPVVGVKCTLMDGQFHDVDSSEMAFKIAGTMAMREALRQAGAVILEPVMAVEVVTPEENMGDVIGDLNSRRGIIQAMDERSGSRVVRAQVPLSEMFGYVGDLRSRTQGRASYSMVFDSYAEVPSNVAKEIVAKATGE is encoded by the coding sequence GTGGCTACCGACCTCACCAAGGTCCGCAACATCGGCATCATGGCTCACATCGATGCTGGCAAGACCACGACCACCGAGCGGATCCTCTTCTACACCGGTATCAACTACAAGATCGGTGAGACGCACGATGGCTCCGCCACGATGGACTGGATGGAGCAGGAGCAGGAGCGTGGCATCACGATCACTTCCGCGGCCACCAAGTGCATGTGGAAGGATCACACGATCCAGATCATCGACACCCCCGGCCACGTCGACTTCACCGTAGAGGTCGAGCGGTCGCTGCGCGTGCTCGATGGTGCGATCGCGGTGTACGACGGTGTTGCTGGCGTCGAATCGCAGACCGAGAACGTATGGCGTCAGGCCGACAAGTACAACGTTCCGCGTATGTGCTTCGTCAACAAGATGGACCGCACCGGTGCGGACTTCTACCGCTGTGTGCAGATGATGATCGACCGCCTCGGCGCGACGCCGCTGGTGTTGCAGTTGCCGATCGGCTCTGAGTCCGACTTCATCGGCGTCGTCGACTTGATGCGCATGAAGGCGCTGACCTGGCGTGGCGAGACGAAGATTGGTGAAGACTTCGAGGTCGAAGACATTCCGGCAGATCTGCAGGAGAAGGCCGAAGAGTACCGCGAGAAGTTGATTGAAACTCTCGCGGAGAACGACGACGCCATCATGGAGAAGTACCTCGGCGGCGAGGAACTCTCCGACGACGAGATCAAGGCCGGCATCCGTCGCGCCACGATCGGTGGTCACCTGAACCCGGTGATGTGCGGTACGGCGTTCAAGAACAAGGGCGTCCAGCCGCTGCTGGACAACGTGATTGCTTACTTGCCTTCGCCGATCGATATCGGCGCTGTCTACGGCACGCTGACCGATGGCGAGACCGAAGCCACCCGCGAACCGAGCGATGATCAGCCGTTCGCCGGCCTCGCGTTCAAGGTGCAGACCGATCCGCACCTCGGCAAGCTCACCTACGTGCGCATCTACTCCGGCACCGTCTCGGTCGGTGACCAGGTCATCAACACGACCAAGGAGCGCAAAGAGCGCATCGGCAAGATCTATCAGATGCACGCGAACAAGCGCGAGGAGTTGCAGAACTCCGGTGCGGGCGACATCATCGCCGTCGCGGGCCTGAAGCAGACCACCACCGGTGAGACGCTGGCTGACGCGAAGAACCAGATCGTGCTTGAGTCGATGACGTTCCCGGAGACGGTCATTTCGGTAGCCATCGAGCCGAAGACGAAGTCCGACCAGGAGAAGCTGGGCGTCGCGATCCAGAAGCTCGCCGAAGAGGACCCGACCTTCAAGGTCGAGAACGACGAAGAGTCCGGTCAGACGATCATCTCCGGTATGGGCGAGTTGCACCTTGAGGTGCTGGTCGACCGTATGCGCCGCGAGTTCAACGTCGAGGCCAACGTCGGCAAGCCGCAGGTGGCCTACCGCGAGGCGATCCGCAAGACCGTCGAGCGCCTCGACTACACCCACAAGAAGCAGACCGGTGGGTCGGGACAGTTCGCGAAGGTCCAGATCAAGGTTGAGCCGCTCGAGCAGACCGAGGACGGCGCGACCTACGAGTTCTCCAACGAGGTCACCGGTGGCCGCGTGCCGAAGGAATACATCCCTTCGGTCGACGCTGGTGCACAGGACGCGTTGCAGTACGGCGTCCTGGCCGGGTACCCGGTCGTTGGCGTCAAGTGCACGCTGATGGACGGCCAGTTCCACGACGTCGACTCCTCCGAAATGGCGTTCAAGATCGCCGGCACGATGGCGATGCGCGAGGCGCTGCGCCAGGCGGGCGCGGTCATCCTGGAGCCGGTCATGGCCGTCGAGGTCGTTACCCCGGAAGAGAACATGGGCGACGTCATCGGTGACCTGAACTCGCGCCGCGGCATCATCCAGGCGATGGATGAGCGCAGTGGTTCGCGCGTCGTGCGGGCTCAGGTTCCGCTGTCGGAGATGTTCGGCTACGTGGGTGACCTACGGTCGCGCACGCAGGGTCGTGCGTCGTACAGCATGGTGTTCGACTCGTACGCCGAGGTTCCCTCGAACGTGGCGAAGGAGATCGTCGCGAAGGCCACGGGCGAGTAG
- a CDS encoding isoprenyl transferase, with translation MANLPAGVRRQLTKARKRAKRLLSPALYTAYESRVLADLQQSEIPRHIGVIVDGNRRWAKEMGFDVADGHRYGGRKLDDLITWSSDLGVEVVTIWLLSTDNLSNRDPKELGPLLGIIVDVARSLSQSARDWRVRVMGALELLPTETAAELREAARSTDNKTGIVVNIAVGYGGRQEIVDAVRGALRTAESQGHSLHEVAESINLDDIGAHLYTKGQPDPDLIIRTSGEQRLSGFLLWQTANSEFYFSDVYWPDFRRVDFLRAVREYASRHRRFGG, from the coding sequence GTGGCCAATCTCCCCGCCGGCGTACGTCGCCAGTTGACCAAAGCGCGCAAGCGAGCGAAGCGTTTACTCAGCCCCGCGCTGTACACCGCATATGAGAGCCGCGTGCTCGCCGACCTGCAACAGTCCGAGATTCCCCGGCACATCGGGGTAATCGTCGATGGAAACCGGCGCTGGGCGAAAGAAATGGGCTTCGACGTCGCCGACGGACACAGGTATGGCGGCCGCAAGCTCGACGATCTGATCACCTGGAGTTCTGACCTGGGCGTCGAGGTCGTCACGATCTGGCTGCTGTCCACCGACAACCTGTCCAACCGCGACCCGAAGGAACTTGGCCCGTTGTTGGGCATCATTGTCGATGTCGCGCGCAGCTTGAGCCAGTCCGCCCGCGATTGGCGGGTTCGGGTGATGGGCGCGCTAGAGCTGCTGCCGACCGAGACCGCCGCCGAATTGCGCGAGGCCGCCCGCTCGACTGATAACAAGACCGGGATCGTGGTCAACATCGCAGTCGGGTACGGCGGCCGGCAGGAGATCGTCGATGCCGTCCGCGGTGCCCTGCGCACCGCGGAGTCGCAGGGCCACTCGCTGCACGAGGTTGCCGAATCGATCAACCTCGACGACATCGGAGCGCACCTCTATACCAAAGGGCAGCCCGATCCGGACCTGATCATTCGTACGTCGGGGGAGCAGCGGCTATCCGGGTTCCTGCTCTGGCAGACCGCCAACTCGGAGTTCTACTTCTCCGATGTCTACTGGCCCGACTTTCGGCGGGTGGATTTCCTGCGTGCGGTCCGTGAATACGCCAGCCGGCACCGCCGGTTCGGTGGTTAG